From a single Gracilimonas sp. genomic region:
- a CDS encoding YpdA family putative bacillithiol disulfide reductase, with translation MVIIIGAGPIGLATGIALQEKNIPFKIIERGCLVNSLYHYPTNMTFFSTSDKLEIGNVPFISHGPKPTRAEALEYYRRVAEHYELPVNLYETVTSMEGEDGNFTVKTDKDEYKAEKVIVASGFYGQPNMMGVPGEDLPKVKHYYDEPHPYAWQKVLVIGGGNSGADVALECWRSGADVTMLLKYDQIKPSVKYWVKPDIENRIKNEEIPCFFNSEVKEIREKEVVITTPDGEVTIENDFVLAMTGYHPNYKLMESLGIELTNDEKCMPVHDEDSLETSRKGVYVAGVVCGGMDTSRLFIENSRVHAEQIANHIEKSL, from the coding sequence ATGGTTATCATAATAGGTGCGGGTCCGATTGGGCTTGCAACCGGAATTGCACTTCAGGAAAAAAACATACCTTTTAAAATAATTGAACGCGGTTGCCTGGTGAACTCACTGTACCACTACCCGACCAACATGACGTTCTTTTCCACATCAGATAAGTTGGAAATCGGGAACGTGCCTTTTATTTCTCACGGACCAAAACCTACACGAGCCGAAGCTCTCGAGTATTACCGCCGGGTAGCCGAGCACTATGAACTGCCCGTCAACCTATACGAAACCGTAACATCGATGGAAGGGGAAGACGGCAACTTCACCGTAAAAACAGATAAAGACGAATATAAAGCAGAAAAAGTGATTGTGGCTTCCGGCTTTTACGGTCAGCCCAACATGATGGGTGTGCCGGGCGAAGATCTCCCTAAAGTGAAGCATTATTATGATGAACCTCACCCCTATGCCTGGCAAAAAGTGCTGGTGATTGGCGGTGGTAATTCCGGTGCCGACGTAGCCCTGGAATGCTGGAGAAGCGGTGCCGATGTAACCATGCTGTTGAAGTACGACCAAATCAAACCTTCAGTAAAATATTGGGTAAAACCGGACATCGAAAACCGGATTAAGAATGAGGAGATCCCTTGTTTCTTTAACTCAGAGGTGAAGGAAATCCGGGAGAAAGAAGTCGTCATCACCACACCGGACGGTGAGGTCACCATCGAAAATGATTTTGTTCTTGCGATGACCGGCTATCATCCCAACTATAAGCTAATGGAAAGTTTGGGAATTGAGCTTACCAATGATGAAAAATGCATGCCTGTTCATGATGAGGACAGCCTGGAAACCAGCCGAAAAGGTGTTTACGTGGCCGGCGTTGTTTGCGGAGGAATGGATACCAGCCGCTTATTCATTGAAAACTCGCGCGTGCATGCCGAGCAGATTGCGAATCATATTGAAAAGAGTTTATAG
- the egtD gene encoding L-histidine N(alpha)-methyltransferase, with amino-acid sequence MTKVKERKSMRDEVLYGLTGPQKSLPSKYFYDERGSKLFDEITELEEYYPTRTERDILKQNVEEIGCFLGDEVILIEPGSGSSDKTRILLKGLNNIAGYIPIDISGDYLFSVASELQKAFPEITIEPLQADYTHSIDFPDSLPEGRKVVFFPGSTIGNFKRDTVDRFLSVVADIVGREGAFLIGVDLKKEIDVLLAAYNDSKGVTAAFNKNILRHINRELGTDFDPDLFDHKAIWNEEESRIEMHLVCKEDHEVEVNGTCISFREGECIHTENSHKYTLEEFGEIVSPWFEVKKVWTDEKDWFSLQYLEPK; translated from the coding sequence ATGACCAAAGTTAAAGAGCGGAAATCTATGCGGGATGAAGTGCTGTATGGATTGACCGGGCCTCAGAAATCACTGCCCAGTAAATATTTTTATGATGAAAGAGGCTCAAAACTATTTGATGAGATTACGGAGCTGGAGGAATATTATCCAACGCGGACAGAACGGGATATCCTGAAGCAGAACGTAGAGGAAATCGGGTGCTTTTTGGGCGATGAAGTTATTTTGATTGAGCCGGGCAGCGGAAGCAGTGATAAAACCCGGATCTTGCTGAAAGGCCTGAACAATATAGCCGGCTACATTCCCATCGATATTTCCGGCGACTATCTGTTTAGCGTAGCATCCGAGTTGCAAAAAGCATTTCCGGAAATCACCATCGAGCCGCTGCAGGCAGATTACACCCATTCCATAGACTTTCCCGATTCATTACCTGAGGGGAGAAAGGTGGTTTTTTTCCCGGGATCGACCATTGGGAATTTTAAGAGAGACACCGTAGATCGATTTCTCAGTGTGGTTGCTGATATTGTTGGCCGGGAAGGAGCTTTTCTGATTGGAGTTGATCTTAAAAAAGAGATTGATGTTCTGCTTGCCGCTTATAACGATTCGAAAGGGGTAACGGCTGCATTCAACAAGAATATTCTCCGGCATATAAACCGGGAATTAGGCACCGATTTTGATCCGGACCTGTTCGATCACAAAGCGATTTGGAATGAAGAAGAAAGCCGCATCGAAATGCATTTGGTTTGCAAGGAAGATCATGAGGTGGAAGTCAACGGAACGTGCATTTCTTTCAGGGAAGGTGAATGCATTCACACCGAAAACTCTCATAAATACACCCTGGAGGAGTTTGGCGAAATTGTATCTCCCTGGTTTGAAGTGAAGAAAGTATGGACCGATGAAAAAGATTGGTTCAGCCTTCAGTACCTGGAGCCGAAATAG
- a CDS encoding BlaI/MecI/CopY family transcriptional regulator has translation MSLTQTEEELMQYLWKLEKAFMKDLLELYPEPKPAPTTVATLLKRMTEKGFVGYEQMGRSRQYVPLVKKSEYFSKHVNGIIKKFFNNSASQFASFFTSETDLSAKELEELKAIVEKEIERKNQ, from the coding sequence ATGAGTCTTACCCAAACTGAAGAAGAACTGATGCAGTATTTGTGGAAGCTGGAAAAAGCTTTTATGAAAGACTTGCTTGAGCTATACCCGGAACCGAAGCCGGCCCCCACCACGGTTGCCACCTTGCTAAAACGAATGACGGAAAAGGGATTTGTAGGATATGAGCAAATGGGTCGCTCCCGACAGTATGTTCCATTGGTGAAAAAATCCGAATACTTTTCAAAGCATGTAAACGGGATCATCAAAAAGTTTTTTAATAACTCGGCTTCTCAGTTTGCCTCATTTTTTACTTCAGAAACGGATCTTTCAGCCAAGGAACTGGAGGAACTCAAAGCCATTGTCGAAAAAGAAATAGAGAGGAAAAACCAATGA
- a CDS encoding lysophospholipid acyltransferase family protein, whose translation MATSLTPIEYIRSVLAIVVFFIMFAISTPLIALLLLFSLGKATNFVVEKFGPFIAYPVLWTLGISFNVVQHGEPVEPPVIYTINHSSTLDLVTMIALGLPHIRFVAKWELQYNPLFFIVGRLTGQVFIQRQKSEKAIKRIQSAYDRLKRDKLSIMVAPEGSRKHPGVIGPFKKGAFHMAINLGFPIVPIYFDGNQELSLGGSLLSKSGTINAHIHKPVDTSDWKRETLHEHIDEVRNMYFEWAGVEE comes from the coding sequence ATGGCAACATCCCTCACACCAATAGAATACATACGAAGCGTTTTGGCCATTGTGGTATTCTTTATCATGTTTGCCATTTCCACGCCGCTGATTGCCCTTTTGCTGCTGTTCTCTTTGGGGAAGGCAACGAATTTTGTGGTAGAAAAATTTGGCCCTTTTATCGCTTACCCGGTTTTATGGACACTCGGCATCAGTTTCAATGTCGTCCAGCATGGGGAACCGGTTGAACCACCGGTGATTTACACCATCAACCACAGCTCCACACTCGATCTGGTGACTATGATTGCCCTCGGACTTCCCCACATCCGTTTTGTAGCGAAATGGGAGCTACAGTACAATCCGCTGTTTTTTATTGTAGGAAGACTGACCGGACAGGTATTCATTCAGCGCCAAAAAAGCGAAAAAGCCATCAAGCGCATCCAAAGTGCCTACGATCGGCTTAAAAGGGATAAACTTTCCATTATGGTTGCCCCCGAAGGTTCACGAAAACATCCCGGTGTCATAGGTCCGTTTAAAAAGGGAGCTTTTCACATGGCTATTAACCTGGGCTTTCCCATTGTCCCCATCTACTTTGACGGGAATCAGGAGCTGAGTCTTGGCGGTTCTTTGCTGTCCAAAAGCGGAACTATTAATGCACACATTCACAAACCGGTGGATACTTCTGACTGGAAGCGGGAAACACTTCATGAGCATATTGACGAGGTCAGAAATATGTACTTCGAATGGGCCGGAGTGGAAGAGTAG
- a CDS encoding alpha/beta fold hydrolase: protein MPEQKKKSISLEPFKPAWWAWNVHVHTIVASQFSKVKKPPHQRMEIDTPDGDFLEVDTCIQDTDKPVVALFHGLEGSTDRYYIANLMSELKEAGFSSAALNFRGCGERMNNRPRFYHSGETEDYRTFFKWISDTFPNKDIYAVGFSLGGNALVKYLGEEGNQSRVERAAAVSPPYDLKEGSLRLNQGFNRLYEINFLNTLVQKLEKKRQKMEMPEFNGSSVYEFDDQVTAKLHGFKDADDYYHQCSSKHFYGDVKTDLLVIHSKEDTLCPFEFAPFGVMEANSYIRTCFTDEGGHVGFLSSPKDWLFRVILQWLGHS, encoded by the coding sequence ATGCCTGAACAAAAAAAGAAGAGCATCTCCCTTGAGCCGTTTAAGCCTGCCTGGTGGGCGTGGAATGTGCATGTGCATACCATTGTGGCTTCACAGTTTTCGAAAGTTAAAAAGCCACCGCATCAGCGAATGGAGATCGACACTCCCGATGGGGATTTTCTGGAAGTGGATACCTGCATTCAGGATACAGACAAACCGGTAGTGGCGCTGTTTCATGGCCTGGAAGGATCTACCGACCGCTACTACATCGCCAACCTGATGTCAGAGTTAAAAGAGGCGGGGTTTTCATCTGCAGCATTAAATTTTCGGGGATGCGGGGAGCGAATGAATAACCGCCCGAGATTCTATCATTCCGGGGAAACCGAAGATTACCGAACGTTTTTTAAGTGGATTTCGGACACCTTTCCCAATAAAGATATTTATGCGGTGGGTTTCTCGCTGGGTGGAAATGCGCTGGTCAAATACCTGGGTGAAGAGGGAAATCAAAGCCGGGTTGAGCGGGCAGCTGCCGTCTCTCCTCCCTACGATTTGAAGGAAGGGTCGCTGAGGCTGAACCAGGGATTTAACCGCCTTTACGAAATTAATTTTTTGAACACGCTGGTGCAGAAGCTGGAAAAGAAGCGGCAAAAAATGGAGATGCCGGAATTCAACGGTTCCTCGGTTTATGAATTTGATGATCAGGTGACCGCCAAGCTGCACGGGTTTAAGGATGCCGACGACTATTACCATCAATGTTCGAGCAAGCATTTTTATGGTGATGTGAAAACCGACCTGCTGGTTATTCACAGCAAAGAAGATACGCTTTGTCCGTTCGAGTTTGCTCCTTTTGGCGTGATGGAGGCTAATTCCTATATCCGAACCTGCTTTACGGATGAAGGCGGTCATGTCGGTTTTTTAAGCTCTCCCAAAGACTGGCTGTTCCGGGTGATATTGCAATGGCTGGGTCATTCTTGA
- the egtB gene encoding ergothioneine biosynthesis protein EgtB has translation MTTTTQESISESTDSRLSKAHLLQHFKTVRSFSLYLCEPLEVEDFVIQASEFASPTKWHLAHTSWFFETFVLEKFDEDFESLHPQYAYFFNSYYLQTGVPFTRAKRGVLSRPTVKEVFEYRQYVNEQLEEFIESASEKTWKEAAKVIEIGIHHEQQHQELILTDLKYMLGQNPLLPKYREGDHKPLPEAEPIIWVPFEEQVTEVGNAGGEFTYDNEHPRHRTLVQDFELADRLITNGEYLEFMNDGGYSRSELWLDEGWSAVKNNEWKAPLYWFQREGNWMQFTLTGAREVDPNEPVTHVSYYEADAFARWKGVRLPTEQEWEHACGDLPVKGNFVEDGNFHPTAPENSPEKLKQMYGDVWEWTMSAYAPYPNYKPLPGALGEYNGKFMANQYVLRGGSCATSQTHIRKTYRNFFHADARWQFSGIRLAK, from the coding sequence ATGACTACAACTACCCAGGAATCTATATCAGAGAGCACTGATTCCCGCCTTTCCAAAGCCCACCTTCTACAGCATTTTAAAACCGTCCGGTCTTTTAGCCTGTACCTATGCGAGCCTCTGGAAGTAGAGGATTTTGTGATCCAGGCTTCGGAGTTTGCCAGCCCCACCAAATGGCACCTGGCCCACACCAGCTGGTTTTTCGAAACCTTTGTACTCGAAAAGTTTGATGAGGATTTTGAAAGCCTTCACCCCCAATACGCCTACTTCTTTAACTCCTATTACCTGCAAACCGGGGTTCCGTTTACGCGGGCCAAACGTGGAGTATTGTCACGCCCAACCGTTAAGGAAGTGTTCGAATACCGGCAGTATGTGAATGAACAGCTGGAAGAGTTTATTGAGTCGGCTTCAGAAAAAACCTGGAAGGAAGCGGCGAAAGTTATTGAAATTGGTATTCATCACGAGCAGCAGCATCAGGAACTTATACTGACGGATCTGAAGTATATGCTTGGGCAGAATCCGCTGTTGCCGAAATACCGGGAAGGAGATCATAAGCCGCTGCCGGAAGCCGAACCCATCATCTGGGTTCCGTTCGAAGAGCAGGTTACTGAGGTGGGTAACGCCGGCGGAGAATTTACCTATGATAACGAACACCCGAGGCATCGAACACTGGTACAGGATTTTGAACTGGCCGACCGGCTCATCACCAACGGCGAGTACCTGGAGTTTATGAACGACGGTGGTTATTCACGGTCTGAGTTATGGCTGGATGAGGGATGGTCGGCCGTAAAAAATAATGAGTGGAAGGCTCCGCTGTATTGGTTTCAGCGGGAGGGCAATTGGATGCAATTTACCTTGACCGGGGCCCGGGAGGTTGACCCGAATGAACCGGTTACCCATGTCAGCTATTACGAAGCAGATGCCTTTGCCCGCTGGAAGGGAGTCCGCTTACCCACCGAACAGGAATGGGAACATGCTTGCGGAGATTTGCCGGTAAAAGGCAACTTTGTGGAAGACGGAAACTTTCATCCCACAGCTCCGGAAAACTCTCCTGAAAAGCTGAAGCAGATGTATGGAGATGTATGGGAATGGACGATGAGTGCGTATGCTCCCTATCCCAACTACAAACCACTGCCGGGTGCACTTGGGGAATACAACGGGAAATTCATGGCCAATCAATATGTGTTAAGAGGCGGATCGTGTGCCACTTCTCAAACCCATATCCGTAAGACTTACCGAAATTTTTTCCATGCGGATGCCCGCTGGCAGTTTAGCGGAATCCGGCTTGCAAAATAA
- a CDS encoding DUF481 domain-containing protein — protein sequence MLRFFQFSILSLFLIMISPSALQAQLLNVESVRSDADSAGWYGQLNFNLSLSQYNDRVLQFTNKANLSYFSDHHAYLFLNNLKLVNLDGASVISSGYSHLRSTFNRENRFSPEVFFQYQYNNNLGLQNRFLGGAGFRYTLFDGENWTGSFSTGLMAEYEQWQEDRAPAIDNRFIKSTSNLSLRGNLNSQTTFLLIGYYQARPNQFFQARSILETQLQVKITRRISMSVQFSAAYDADPVIDIPNWTYELSNGLIIKL from the coding sequence ATGCTTCGATTTTTCCAATTCTCCATTCTGTCTCTTTTTCTGATCATGATTTCACCTTCGGCTCTTCAGGCTCAATTACTAAATGTAGAAAGCGTTCGGTCTGATGCCGATTCTGCCGGTTGGTACGGGCAGCTTAATTTTAACTTATCCCTGAGCCAGTATAACGACCGTGTGCTTCAGTTTACCAACAAAGCTAACCTCTCCTATTTTTCTGACCATCACGCATACCTGTTCCTGAACAATCTGAAGCTGGTTAACCTGGATGGCGCTTCCGTCATAAGCAGCGGATACAGTCACCTACGCTCTACTTTTAATCGGGAGAACCGTTTTTCACCTGAAGTGTTTTTCCAATATCAGTACAACAATAACCTGGGACTTCAGAATCGTTTTTTGGGCGGAGCCGGATTTCGATACACGCTGTTTGATGGGGAAAACTGGACAGGGAGCTTTTCAACCGGACTGATGGCTGAGTACGAACAATGGCAGGAGGACCGTGCGCCGGCTATCGACAACAGGTTCATCAAAAGCACCAGTAATCTATCCCTTCGGGGAAATCTCAACTCCCAAACCACCTTCCTGCTGATCGGTTATTACCAGGCCCGCCCCAATCAGTTTTTTCAGGCCCGGTCTATTCTGGAAACGCAGCTTCAGGTTAAAATCACCCGGCGCATTTCAATGAGTGTGCAGTTCTCGGCCGCTTATGATGCCGACCCGGTCATCGATATCCCCAACTGGACGTATGAACTCAGCAACGGGCTGATCATCAAACTTTGA
- a CDS encoding S8 family peptidase encodes MSSTMLKKLSSLLIIGALVVTGCDQTTSVNKQDELTKEEKAEQILAKQNQPIDGQYIVVFKEEGNERRMAKAQRAQLIQRKIDAVATENNIPQEKIRSTYKYSVSGFTAELDDNQLNALRNDERVDYIEQDRIVILSPPKATQSFWCIYFGIGCDYGGGDPQVTPYGINRVGGSVDGSGLTAWVLDSGVDLDHNDLNVNTQMSTSFVSTESSADDGNGHGTHVAGTIAALDNDIDVVGVAAGASVVGVKVLDSNGSGSYSGVIDGIDYVAANGSSGDVANMSLGGGTSQAVDDAVRNAADNGIMFALAAGNDGADANNSSPARVEYNNVWTVSAIDSNDNFASFSNYGNPPIEYAAPGVDVESLWRDGGVNTISGTSMATPHVAGVLLVTGGNPVADGTANGDPDGTPDPIATH; translated from the coding sequence ATGTCAAGTACTATGTTAAAAAAGCTAAGCTCTTTATTAATTATCGGGGCTTTAGTCGTCACAGGATGTGACCAAACAACAAGTGTAAATAAACAAGACGAACTCACCAAGGAAGAGAAAGCCGAACAAATTCTGGCTAAACAGAACCAGCCTATCGATGGTCAATACATTGTGGTTTTTAAAGAAGAAGGCAATGAAAGAAGGATGGCCAAGGCTCAGCGGGCGCAGTTGATTCAGCGAAAAATTGACGCCGTTGCCACTGAGAATAACATCCCGCAGGAAAAGATCAGAAGTACCTATAAATATTCTGTTAGTGGTTTTACTGCCGAGCTGGACGATAACCAACTTAATGCGCTGAGAAATGATGAACGCGTTGATTACATCGAGCAGGATAGAATTGTAATCTTGTCTCCTCCTAAAGCTACGCAGTCATTCTGGTGCATTTATTTCGGAATCGGTTGTGATTATGGCGGCGGAGATCCTCAGGTTACCCCTTACGGCATCAACCGTGTAGGTGGTTCTGTTGACGGATCTGGTTTAACAGCCTGGGTGCTTGATTCCGGCGTGGATCTGGACCATAACGACCTGAATGTTAACACGCAGATGAGTACTTCTTTTGTATCCACGGAAAGCTCTGCTGATGACGGTAACGGACACGGAACCCACGTAGCCGGAACCATTGCGGCTTTAGATAACGACATTGATGTGGTAGGTGTAGCTGCCGGTGCAAGCGTTGTTGGCGTAAAAGTATTAGATAGCAACGGAAGCGGATCTTATTCCGGTGTAATTGACGGAATTGATTATGTGGCCGCTAACGGATCCTCCGGTGATGTAGCCAACATGAGTTTGGGAGGAGGAACTTCTCAGGCTGTGGATGATGCGGTAAGAAACGCAGCGGATAACGGAATCATGTTTGCCCTTGCTGCCGGTAACGACGGCGCCGATGCCAATAATTCTTCTCCGGCCCGGGTTGAGTACAACAATGTATGGACCGTTTCTGCCATCGACAGCAACGATAATTTTGCTTCTTTCTCTAACTACGGAAACCCACCAATTGAATATGCTGCACCCGGTGTGGATGTTGAATCCCTTTGGAGAGACGGCGGTGTGAATACCATAAGCGGTACTTCTATGGCAACCCCTCATGTGGCCGGTGTGTTACTCGTAACCGGAGGGAACCCTGTTGCTGATGGAACAGCCAACGGCGATCCTGACGGAACACCCGACCCAATCGCAACTCATTAA